The following coding sequences are from one Peromyscus eremicus chromosome X, PerEre_H2_v1, whole genome shotgun sequence window:
- the Amer1 gene encoding APC membrane recruitment protein 1, translating into METPKDEAVQIKGASASRDAQDQGAEKGAKNKTPETTEGPASEPPLSGPGRLKKTAMKLFGGKKGICTLPSFFGGGRSKGSGKGSSKKGLNKSKTHDGLSETVHGPEDVVIEETGLSVPLSKSPQFPSSQSAHGALEIGSKHKTSGTEATEKAGVEKVPSVQKPKKGLKGFFSSIRRHRKSKVSGADQNGLGAKELEGARTRSHEHVSSTSLPSSEEIFQAARKENAQPQHTPEPKISPALEHFSPTTEKTACKNPEKLMKTRASEFIQSKPTPEASSLEEPHTSETEEKVVTGEVNPPSGPGGDQLSLLFGDVTSLKSFDSLTGCGDIIAEQDMDSMTDSMASGGQRANRDGTKRSSCLVTYQGGGEEMALPDDDDNEEEEDEEVELEDEEEEVKDGEEDGDLEYLWANAQMYPRSNLNLGYHTATSPSHQGYMLVDPVQSYPSLGPGELLTPQSDQQESAPNSDEGYYDSTTPGFEDDSGEALGLVHRDCLPRDSYSGDALYEFYEPDDSVENSPPGDDCLYDLRGRSSEMFGSFLNFEPFSSRPPGAMETEEERLVTIQKQLLYWELRREQLEAQEACAREAHAREAYARDTHTRESYGRDVRTREAKAREVHAQEGRVRETQVRHEKPVLEYQMRPLGPSVMGLVAGNSGASQTSHRGTTSAFPATSSSEPDWRDFRPLEKRFEGTCSKKDQSTCLMQLFQSDAMFEPDMQEANFGGSPRRAYPSYSPPEEPEEEEDEKEGNATVSFSQALVEFTSNGNLFSSMSCSSDSDSSFTQNLPELPPMVTFDIADVERDGEGKCEENPEFHNDDLTASLEAFELGYYHKHAFNSYHSRFYQGLPWGVSSLPRYLGLPGIHPRPPPAAMALNRRSRSLDNAETLELELSSSHLAQGYLESDELQPHQEDSDEEGEEEEGEWGRDSPLSLYTEPPGAYDWPTWAHCPLPLEPDPAWISPSQLDEPFNQSSYGQAPCCVPPVAMAMSVPGLPRAPGDSLSQLARPSHLPLPMGPCYNLQSQASQSVRARPRDVLMPVDEPSCTSISGANSLSQAKPVGITHGIPQLPRVRPEPLQLQPSHYRASNLDLSKERGEQGASFSTSYSTAMNGNLAK; encoded by the coding sequence ATGGAGACTCCAAAGGACGAAGCTGTTCAGATCAAGGGAGCATCAGCCTCTAGAGATGCCCAAGACCAGGGAGCTGAAAAGGGAGCCAAGAACAAGACACCTGAGACAACAGAAGGACCAGCCTCAGAGCCACCCTTATCAGGCCCAGGTAGGCTGAAGAAAACTGCCATGAAACTCTTTGGTGGCAAGAAGGGAATCTGTACTCTGCCTAGTTTCTTTGGGGGAGGACGAAGCAAAGGTTCTGGGAAAGGCAGCTCTAAGAAGGGTCTCAACAAGAGTAAGACCCACGATGGCCTTAGTGAAACAGTTCATGGCCCTGAAGATGTTGTCATCGAAGAAACAGGCCTCTCTGTACCTTTGTCCAAGTCCCCTCAATTTCCTAGCTCCCAGAGTGCCCATGGAGCTTTGGAGATAGGCTCTAAACATAAGACATCTGGGACTGAAGCCACAGAGAAAGCTGGAGTTGAAAAGGTACCCTCTGTGCAGAAGCCTAAGAAAGGTCTAAAAGGCTTTTTTAGCAGCATCCGCCGTCACCGCAAGAGCAAGGTTTCTGGGGCTGATCAAAATGGGCTAGGGGCAAAGGAACTTGAGGGGGCCAGAACCAGGTCTCATGAGCATGTGAGTTCaacctctctgcccagctctgagGAGATATTCCAAGCTGCTAGAAAGGAAAATGCCCAACCCCAGCATACTCCTGAACCAAAAATTTCTCCAGCACTAGAACATTTTTCACCAACTACTGAGAAGACAGCCTGTAAAAATCCAGAAAAACTCATGAAGACCCGTGCCTCAGAGTTCATACAGTCCAAGCCTACTCCTGAAGCTAGTAGCCTTGAGGAGCCCCACActtcagaaacagaagaaaaggtgGTGACTGGAGAGGTAAACCCACCCAGTGGCCCTGGTGGGGATCAGCTAAGCCTCCTGTTTGGGGATGTCACATCCCTAAAAAGCTTTGACTCACTGACAGGTTGTGGGGACATTATAGCAGAACAAGATATGGACAGCATGACAGATAGCATGGCCTCTGGTGGCCAGAGGGCCAACCGAGATGGGACCAAGCGAAGTTCCTGCTTGGTGACCTAccaaggaggtggggaggagatggCCTTGCcagatgatgatgacaatgaggaagaagaggatgaggaggtaGAAttagaggatgaggaagaggaggtcaAAGATGGGGAGGAAGATGGTGACTTAGAGTATCTCTGGGCAAATGCCCAGATGTACCCAAGATCTAATCTGAACCTGGGCTACCATACTGCTACATCCCCCAGCCACCAGGGCTACATGCTCGTTGATCCAGTTCAGTCTTATCCTAGCCTAGGCCCTGGAGAACTTTTGACTCCTCAGAGTGACCAGCAAGAGTCTGCTCCCAATAGTGATGAAGGTTATTACGACTCTACCACACCAGGGTTTGAGGATGATTCAGGTGAGGCTCTGGGGCTTGTCCATAGGGATTGTCTACCCAGAGACAGCTATAGTGGTGATGCCCTATATGAATTCTATGAGCCAGATGACAGTGTTGAGAACTCCCCACCTGGGGATGACTGCCTTTATGACCTCCGTGGTCGCAGCTCCGAGATGTTTGGTTCTTTCTTGAATTTCGAACCCTTTTCTTCCCGGCCACCTGGAGCAATGGAAACAGAGGAAGAACGGCTAGTGACCATCCAGAAACAGTTACTATACTGGGAGCTTCGCCGGGAGCAACTTGAGGCTCAAGAGGCGTGTGCTAGAGAGGCTCATGCCAGGGAAGCCTATGCTCGAGATACCCACACTCGGGAATCTTACGGCAGAGATGTCCGAACCCGAGAAGCCAAGGCCCGAGAGGTTCATGCTCAAGAGGGTAGAGTCCGAGAGACCCAGGTCAGGCATGAGAAGCCTGTCTTGGAGTATCAGATGAGGCCCTTAGGCCCATCAGTGATGGGCCTCGTGGCAGGGAATTCAGGAGCTTCTCAGACTTCCCACCGGGGAACCACCTCAGCTTTCCCTGCCACTTCTAGCAGTGAACCAGACTGGCGGGACTTCCGCCCTCTGGAGAAGCGTTTTGAGGGCACTTGCTCCAAGAAAGATCAAAGTACGTGTTTGATGCAGCTCTTCCAGAGTGATGCCATGTTTGAGCCAGACATGCAAGAAGCAAATTTTGGAGGCTCTCCCAGGAGGGCCTACCCTAGTTACTCACCCCCTGAGGagccagaggaagaagaagatgagaAGGAAGGGAATGCCACTGTGAGTTTCTCACAGGCCTTAGTAGAGTTTACCAGCAATGGAAACCTTTTCTCCAGCATGTCCTGCAGCTCTGATTCTGACTCATCCTTCACTCAAAACCTCCCTGAGCTGCCCCCGATGGTCACCTTTGACATTGCTGATGTGGAACGGGATGGAGAAGGCAAGTGTGAAGAGAATCCTGAGTTCCACAATGACGACCTCACAGCCTCCTTGGAAGCTTTTGAGCTGGGTTATTACCACAAACATGCCTTCAACAGCTATCATAGTCGATTCTACCAAGGCCTGCCCTGGGGTGTTAGCAGCCTCCCTCGATACTTGGGGCTCCCTGGCATACACCCCCGACCTCCACCTGCTGCAATGGCACTCAATAGGAGAAGCCGTTCCCTTGACAATGCAGagaccctagaactggagctctCCAGTTCTCACCTAGCCCAGGGTTACTTGGAGTCTGATGAGCTACAGCCCCACCAGGAAGATTCAGATGAAGAAGgcgaagaagaggaaggagaatgggGCCGAGACAGTCCCTTGTCCCTCTACACTGAACCTCCAGGGGCCTATGACTGGCCTACCTGGGCTCACTGTCCTCTTCCATTGGAGCCAGACCCTGCTTGGATAAGCCCCAGTCAGTTGGATGAGCCTTTCAATCAGTCTTCATATGGGCAGGCACCCTGTTGCGTACCTCCTGTGGCAATGGCAATGTCAGTGCCAGGGCTCCCAAGGGCACCTGGAGACTCTCTGTCTCAGCTAGCTCGACCTTCACACCTACCCCTGCCCATGGGTCCTTGCTATAACCTACAATCGCAGGCCTCCCAAAGTGTGAGGGCCAGGCCTCGGGATGTACTGATGCCCGTAGATGAGCCCAGTTGCACCTCCATTTCTGGAGCCAACTCTCTGTCTCAAGCCAAGCCTGTAGGCATCACCCATGGTATCCCTCAGCTGCCCAGGGTGCGGCCTGAACCCCTTCAGCTCCAACCCAGTCACTACAGAGCTTCCAACCTTGACCTGTCGAAGGAGAGGGGCGAGCAAGGTGCCTCTTTCTCTACCAGCTACTCCACTGCCATGAATGGAAACCTAGCCAAGTAG